From one Triticum aestivum cultivar Chinese Spring chromosome 4B, IWGSC CS RefSeq v2.1, whole genome shotgun sequence genomic stretch:
- the LOC123090133 gene encoding uncharacterized protein, with amino-acid sequence MEDVDLRMSSIIARLHRRRPPAPIPRDTLQLGHAYRLIAVDEVTRAVQARKEEKTRRAQRQRLQAGGGAASPGDDQSLMDDGLDQLEQQDRDGHPSSSTKGSRHRQWRPSLHSIAEVSS; translated from the exons ATGGAGGATGTGGACCTGAGGATGAG CAGCATCATtgcccgcctccaccgccgccgccctcccgccCCTATTCCCCGCGACACGCTGCAGCTCGGCCACGCCTACCGCCTCATCGCCGTCGACGAGGTCACCAGGGCCGTGCAGGCCAGGAAGGAGGAGAAGACCAGGAGGGCGCAGCGGCAGCGGCTGCAGGCCGGCGGGGGGGCGGCCTCCCCCGGCGATGACCAGTCGCTCATGGACGACGGTCTCGATCAG TTGGAGCAGCAGGACAGGGACGGCCACCCGAGCAGCTCGACGAAAGGCTCGAGGCATCGCCAGTGGCGCCCGTCTCTGCACAGCATCGCCGAAGTCAGCAGCTGA